The proteins below come from a single Mustela erminea isolate mMusErm1 chromosome 14, mMusErm1.Pri, whole genome shotgun sequence genomic window:
- the CUZD1 gene encoding CUB and zona pellucida-like domain-containing protein 1 — protein sequence MEAVRRRLLLLALLIVPCWAELNWTKSEGKSSCQASLGGSSQSDVHRALILQLNPNEDCTWTLERPENKSIRIIFSYFQLDPDGRCESENIKVFDGNSTKGSLLGRVCSKHDYIPVFESSSDTLTIQILTDSVRIQRSVFIFYYFFSFGSSVPDCGGYLDSLEGSFTSPNYPNSHPQLAYCVWHIRVEKGYKIKLNFRDIFLEVDEHCRFDFIAVYDGPSTTSGLIGQVCGRVRPTFESSSDSLTVVLSTDYANSYRGFSASYTSIYAENINTTSLTCSSDKMRAIISKSYLASFKYRENNLHLNDPTCRPKISNVVEFSFPLDGCGTIKKVEDHSVTYTNMITLIPSPTSEVITRQKHLQIILKCEMESNSTVEMMYVTEDDVIQNQSALGKYNTSMVLFESNSFEKPILESPYYVDLNETLFVQVSLRTSDPNLVVFLDTCIAAPTPDFASPTYDLIRSGCIQDDTCMMYPLSGHYGRFQFNAFKFLRSLGSVYLQCKILICDSGDHQSRCNQGCVSRRKRDISSYKWKADSVVGPIRLKRDRSASGNPGFQDQIHREETQSQSFDSLHLFSFMVLALNVVMVAVIVARHFVNQRTVYKYEKLQNIN from the exons ATGGAGGCCGTGAGAAGAAGGCTCCTCCTCTTGGCCCTCTTAATTGTGCCATGTTGGGCGGAGTTGAATTGGACCAAATCTGAAG GCAAATCAAGCTGCCAGGCTAGCTTGGGAGGTTCCAGCCAGTCAGATGTCCACCGGGCCCTAATCCTGCAACTCAATCCCAATGAGGACTGCACCTGGACACTAGAAAGACCAGAAAACAAGAGCATCAGAATCATCTTTTCCTATTTCCA GCTTGATCCTGATGGAAGATGTGAAAGTGAAAACATTAAAGTTTTTGATGGAAACTCTACCAAGGGCTCTCTGCTGGGGCGAGTCTGCAGTAAACATGACTACATTCCTGTTTTTGAATCATCATCCGATACATTAACGATTCAAATCCTCACTGACTCTGTAAGAATTCAAAGAAGCGTCTTCATCTTCTACTACTTCTTCTCTTTTGGCAGCT CTGTTCCAGACTGTGGTGGTTACTTGGACTCCTTGGAAGGCTCTTTTACCAGCCCCAATTACCCGAACTCGCATCCTCAGCTGGCCTACTGCGTGTGGCACATACGAGTGGAGAAAGGTTACAAGATAAAACTAAACTTCAGAGACATTTT CTTAGAAGTGGATGAACACTGCAGATTTGATTTCATTGCTGTCTATGACGGTCCCTCCACCACCTCTGGCCTAATTGGACAAGTGTGTGGGCGCGTAAGGCCCACCTTTGAATCCTCATCAGACTCGTTGACCGTGGTGCTATCAACAGATTACGCCAACTCCTACCGGGGCTTCTCTGCTTCCTACACTTCCATTTATGCAGAAAATATCAACACTA caTCTTTAACTTGCTCCTCTGACAAGATGAGAGCAATCATAAGTAAATCCTACCTGGCGTCATTTAAATACAGAGAGAATAACTTACACCTGAATGACCCAACTTGCAGACCAAAAATCTCAAATGTggtggaattttcttttcctcttgatgGATGTGGTACGATCAAAAAG GTGGAGGATCACTCGGTCACTTACACCAACATGATCACTCTCATCCCATCCCCCACGTCGGAAGTGATCACCCGCCAGAAGCATCTCCAGATCATTCTCAAGTGTGAAATGGAATCGAATTCTACCGTGGAGATGATGTATGTAACGGAAGATGACGTAATACAAAATCAAAGCGCCCTGGGCAAATACAACACAAGCATGGTTCTTTTTGAATCCAATTCATTTGAAAAGCCTATACTGGAGTCACCATATTACGTGGATTTGAACGAAACTCTTTTTGTGCAAGTCAGTCTGCGCACCTCCGATCCAAATTTGGTGGTATTTCTGGATACCTGCATTGCCGCTCCCACGCCTGACTTTGCATCTCCAACCTATGACCTGATCAGGAGTGG ATGTATTCAAGATGACACTTGTATGATGTATCCATTATCTGGACACTATGGAAGATTCCAATTTAACGCCTTTAAATTCTTGAGAAGTCTGGGCTCCGTATATCTCCAGTGTAAGATTTTGATATGTGACAGTGGTGACCATCAGTCTCGCTGCAACCAAGGCTGTGTCTCTAGAAGGAAAAGAGACATTTCTTCGTACAAATGGAAGGCTGATTCTGTCGTAGGACCTATTCGTCTGAAAAGGGATCGAAGTGCAAGTGGAAATCCAG GATTTCAGGACCAAATACACAGAGAAGAAACTCAGAGTCAATCTTTTGACAGTCTGCATCTGTTTTCATTCATGGTCCTTGCTCTGAATGTTGTGATGGTGGCCGTGATCGTAGCAAGGCATTTTGTGAATCAGAGAACAGTCTATAAATACGAGAAGCTTCAGAATATTAACTGA
- the FAM24B gene encoding protein FAM24B isoform X1, giving the protein MPDKMYHSLKFILIIIFFYCRHSSSMQELDANKAKSSTVNTIIMFCIGGGILVAILVLMAVVICLYYKIADALRPPKAPLCLALKSNPALLTQDKVAAAAALTAGSYPNLQCCDECNLYADFDNLPPCFCDVNEGL; this is encoded by the exons ATGCCTGATAAGATGTACCATTCCCTAaagtttatattaattataatttttttttactgccgGCATTCATCGAGCATGCAAGAATTAGACGCTA ACAAAGCTAAGTCTTCTACAGTCAACACGATAATTATGTTCTGCATTGGTGGCGGTATCCTGGTGGCCATTCTTGTGCTGATGGCTGTTGTCATTTGTCTTTACTACAAAATAGCCGACGCGTTGAG ACCTCCAAAGGCACCCCTTTGTTTGGCCTTAAAGAGTAATCCAGCCCTGCTCACTCAGGACAAGGTTGCTGCAGCTGCAGCCCTCACCGCTGGGTCCTACCCCAACCTCCAGTGCTGTGACGAATGTAACTTATATGCCGACTTTGATAACCTGCCACCGTGCTTCTGTGACGTAAACGAGGGACTCTGA
- the FAM24B gene encoding protein FAM24B isoform X2 has product MFCIGGGILVAILVLMAVVICLYYKIADALRPPKAPLCLALKSNPALLTQDKVAAAAALTAGSYPNLQCCDECNLYADFDNLPPCFCDVNEGL; this is encoded by the exons ATGTTCTGCATTGGTGGCGGTATCCTGGTGGCCATTCTTGTGCTGATGGCTGTTGTCATTTGTCTTTACTACAAAATAGCCGACGCGTTGAG ACCTCCAAAGGCACCCCTTTGTTTGGCCTTAAAGAGTAATCCAGCCCTGCTCACTCAGGACAAGGTTGCTGCAGCTGCAGCCCTCACCGCTGGGTCCTACCCCAACCTCCAGTGCTGTGACGAATGTAACTTATATGCCGACTTTGATAACCTGCCACCGTGCTTCTGTGACGTAAACGAGGGACTCTGA